From Toxorhynchites rutilus septentrionalis strain SRP chromosome 2, ASM2978413v1, whole genome shotgun sequence, a single genomic window includes:
- the LOC129766485 gene encoding dynactin subunit 2 has protein sequence MADPKFQFLPYIAHDQPDVYETPDVPEAETSDFYEEEPSNDSIERLHISTKDSYNKFKGKYLTGDVDFSDRIGKKARIGYDARSGEWDLAGDGEKETPVQKCLRLQCEMNELMEEIAAAQADASKSKEEKASYEAVCEVVGTAKRVLESLKLEQAIGSEAVTEGAETEAKKLLAKIEDYKKTGRSDPATTATGLVQSSRIAELEHRLHQLEVAVGAKPEKISRLADCAGAGNLIEAVQSISAKAALLQPQQLDMIETRLATLVQKMDSIQEKSTANGKDANREQKILELYEIAKSTEPIVQILPDMLNRMQTLESLHKYATNFSKLFAELETTQASILNGIAANKGLLSGVQEAFAQNLENVNKEVKKLEERMLTLQEKVK, from the exons ATGGCCGATCCAAAGTTTCAATTCCTCCCATACATT GCGCATGATCAGCCGGACGTTTACGAAACTCCTGATGTTCCGGAGGCTGAAACGTCCGATTTTTACGAGGAAGAGCCCTCGAACGATAGCATTGAGCGTTTGCACATTTCCACGAAGGATTCCTATAACAAGTTCAAAGGAAAATACCTAACGGGAGATGTGGATTTTAGCGATCGGATTGGGAAGAAGGCTCGCATCGGATACGATGCCCGCAGTGGTGAATGGGACTTGGCCGGAGATGGTGAAAAGGAAACACCCGTACAAAAGTGTTTACGTTTGCAGTGTGAGATGAATGAGCTGATGGAGGAGATTGCTGCCGCCCAAGCGGATGCGAGCAAATCCAAAGAAGAGAAAGCTTCCTACGAGGCGGTATGCGAAGTGGTTGGTACCGCTAAACGGGTGCTGGAGAGTTTAAAGCTTGAACAGGCCATTGGAAGTGAAGCGGTAACTGAGGGAGCCGAAACGGAAGCGAAAAAATTGCTGGCAAAAATCGAGGATTACAAGAAAACGGGGCGGTCCGATCCGGCAACCACCGCCACAGGTCTGGTGCAAAGCTCTCGCATTGCCGAACTCGAACACCGCTTGCATCAGCTTGAAGTCGCCGTCGGGGCCAAACCGGAGAAGATCAGCCGTTTAGCTGATTGTGCAGGAGCTGGCAATCTAATTGAAGCGGTGCAATCTATCTCTGCGAAGGCAGCTCTACTTCAGCCGCAGCAGCTGGATATGATCGAAACGAGGCTGGCAACGTTAGTGCAAAAAATGGACAGCATTCAGGAGAAATCTACTGCCAATGGGAAGGATGCTAACAGGGAGCAGAAAATCTTGGAGCTGTATGAAATTGCGAAGAGTACCGAACCAATCGTGCAAATTCTTCCGGATATGTTAAACCGGATGCAAACACTGGAATCGTTGCATAAATATG CAACCAATTTCAGCAAATTATTCGCTGAACTGGAAACGACTCAGGCAAGCATTCTAAACGGAATCGCAGCCAATAAAGGGCTGCTCTCGGGAGTGCAGGAGGCATTCGCCCAGAATCTCGAAAATGTCAATAAAGAGGTAAAGAAGCTAGAAGAACGCATGCTGACTCTACAGGAGAAGGTAAAATAA